The genomic stretch AATCATTGAAACAGACCGCTGTAGCAGGTGTTTCTGGTTAAGAATCCCCAATGAAGAAAGCCCAGCTGTAAGGTGAGGTGGGATGTCAGAGCAGTTGGCATTTCACCTGTTATATACTGTAACAGTACAGTTTCAAGAGGCAGACGCAGACTGTGTCGAGCTCCCACTGTTATACAGAACATTTACTGTAGGTTTGCTGAACTACAGCTGAAACTTAACCTCCCCCCACAACAGGAAGTcaagtctttctctctttccagcCTTTGGAAGGTGCAACGAATGATCTGGTGAATGTTTGCTACAGGGACATTTGAATCATATTTTAAAATCCACTCTGGTTTGATGGGTTAATGCAAAGAGCTTCATCAATCATTAGTGTGGGGTTATTGTGTTCTCGTATGCAAACTTCAAAACGCAACAGATAAATTAAGGAGACATTTATGATACGCCGGTACCGTCTTCTATAGTCGCTTTGCATATGCTCTAGAAAGAAAAGATCTACTCGCACTGAGATTCTCTATCACTTCGATCAGCGAGCACTATCAGCTCTTGAAAGACTGCACATTCCATAATTAGGAGACATCCTATCATCCATACAGTACAGTCTAGGAACACTTATCAAAGCAGGGCTCATTATTCCATATCAGATAATTGCACATCGATCATTTCTTGGGGAAATGATTTAGATGAGATGCCGTGTGTGTGATAAGGCCTGTTTGTTAGACTGCGCCATTGAGCGCATGTTAAGAGCTCAGATCCAAATGTCTGTGATCTCCCAACGCACGGGCGGCGATAAGGCTGTCAGCAGCAAGCCAGTGATGACATTTGATAATGCCCTGACACTATCACATAGATGGATCTGATGGCTGCCTCACCAGAGGCCATGTCTACAGCTGCTACAGCGCTGCTGTAGGGCCGCAATACACAAGGTTAGCTGTATCTGATCCACCATAAAGCAACTGAGATAGTTGATGGGATattgaagagaaagagaaaaaggagtCTTTAATTCTGTAACATGCAAAAGACTTGCTTTATATACTTcagatttaaatgtgaaatctaCGTATCTCAACTATTGTTAGCACAAATATGACATGTGAGCTTTTTTAGCTGTGAGCCTTACCTTTGTCATTGTGACAGCTATAGCTGTACACAGCCACTGGTGTATGACTGATGAGGTTCTCGTCGTGGTGCCACCCTACCGCCATTTTCCCCATGCCATAGTAGGGCTCTTCTTTGAGCTGGCTCATAGCTGCTGGGTCCATGTAGTTGAGTAATGTGACATTGAACTTGACCGGACCGGTGCATACAGGCGGAGGACTCGACTGGGAAGAGCCCTGGCCGCTTGCTGGTTCCTCCCCGTCCTCAATGTGGTGATCTGACAAGCTGTGCTTCATTTTGGCCACTGGTTTCCCCTTGGCCCCGAGTCCCGCAGGTATAGTCTGTGTGCCACTGATGGCCTTAGGCGCCCAGCCGGGGAGTTTTCCTTCATTGTGCTCTGACCCTGCTGAGACACCCGTCTCACTCGGTTTGACCTGGGAGGACTCTCCTTCCTCACTGCTGTGTTTGGACTCACTCTCCCATTCCCCTTCTTGTTTTGACCCAGAGCAGCCTTCTTCACTGTGTTTCGACTCAACATCCCACTCTTCACTGTGCTTGGACTCCGTGTCCCCCTCCTCACTTTTGTGGGACTCCGAGTCGCCTCCTTCACTATTCTTGGAGTCGTCGCTGTGTTTAGACCCCGTGTCCCCCTCTTCACCCTGTTTGGCCTCCCCCTTCGCACTTTGCGTTAGCCTGTCTCCTTCCTTCAGCTGAGACACATCCGAACAGAAGAAGGTGTTTAGCTCCCACAATGCCTTGCAAGCAGCCCTCAAGTCAGGGTCGCAACAATTCTGTCCTTTGACGTCAGGGTCCTCGCTGTGCCAGGGGATGGCAAAGAGCCGAGTGTCCAGATAGCGATAGGTGTGGCCTGGCTCGCCCAGCAGAGTCCGCGAAACAACGGTGAACACATCTCGCTCACGGATGCGAACCAAATCCCGCAGGAGGCAGCCCTTCCTTCTCAGGGTGAGCAGACCTGCCTGCACCCGGCCATGGAGCTCAGGAGGCACCGAGCAGGATCTCCTCAAAGCGAGGCCGGAGTAACTGGCGTCCCACTTGGAATCACAAGACACTCTCATCAGGATGATTCTGacatacaaaaacataacaacaaaaacaatacgaTTGAAATGCCATCATATTAGTGGCTGGCTCACCAGTTGCTGATAACCCTGATCTGGAGGTCCCAAAAAGGGAATCTTCTGGTCTCCCAACTCCTGCAGTAACCTCTGCCTCTGTGGAacacaacaaagtaaaataagaagaagcagcaggaaCCATCTGCATGTAGCTATTCTGTAGTTTTTACATATTTGCATGTCTTCAAGTTATCAGTTATCTCTATctaaatgtattcagtgtttaaCTTTTTGGGGAATATGGGTTTGTTGGCCAAATAGTATACGACTGAAACGATGGAAACTGTGATTAAAACATCAACCTTCCAACGCCCGAGTGCTGTGATTGGCACTAAATGTACTTCCTGGGATAAGAATCTTCATACAAAAGCATTCAGTGAGTCTGGTTATACCACCATGGCACTAGAAACACAATCTTTGAATACAGGACTGCCTTTTACTGCCTCTTGTGGGAACATGAATACATGTCCAACCATCGAACCTcactataaatatattctttagGATTAAAAAGGGTATAATGCACAATAATCTCACATTCCGGAGTATGGGGACCAACAAGAACAAATTGTGCTCTCAAAATAAGGCGAGATGGCACTATACCTGGTCATTTTTACTGACATCTcacatttttatgattttgTGAAGGCTGCCGTGGGGTTCCTCACAACCTTATAAAAGCCGCCCTGTGACATACAGAGCTCCCCcaataaaaatgtcaaccttGTGGAGGGATCAAAGTACTTTTCCTTGGATGCATTCCATTCTGACCTGTAAATCCAATGGCAACTGGCATAAAGACTATATGCCCAAATAAATTTCACAACTATTTCCCCTCCCTGCCATGTGCTTGTGTGACGGTATGAATAGGTCGAGGCATTGCGTATGTGGGTTTAGATCCTCATATTCATTCCccacaggtgcacacacagtCTCTGCATGGCGTCTCAGCAGCAGGGGAAGGAGAAATGTCACCGACATGCCACTGTCTTTAAAAGTTTTGCATGAATGGCCTTGTGCATCAACCACCATGCGGTTGTGATAGTTTAAGGAGGACCGACCCTGTGTATATTTCCGAGACATTTACAACAGGCGTCTCACATTTCTTCTGCCCTAATAATGCCAAAGACCTCCTGTGGCACGCAGCGGGGAATATGGGAACCGGCTGCCAAAACATGTCCTGACTTTTAGGGTGAAATAAAATGTCCCGTTAATAACATTAAAGTTCAGGTATAAAAAGATGTTTGTCCTCCTGCCTCAGAAGGGGGCTGGATCAAAAAGAGGGCAAGCGGTGAAAGTATGTGCATTAAAGACAGGAGGGAGGAAAAACAGATCCCAAAAACGGAGGCGGAAGAAATGGGAGGGCATCACATCAGAAGCAGTTTGGTGAATTTACCTTCAGGGCTGAATCTTTACCTTAGgctaaacaacacaacacctgctgaAAGTTTCCTTAAAAGGATGCACATGAGTGTACAGACCTTCCAAGTTATTctggaacaaacaaaaacagacttgCAGACAGTTggaatacaaaaaacaaaacaacatgcacTATTCATGGCCAGACCGCATTCAAAGGCTGTTGGAAGAAATTGACAATCTGACATACATTCATTGGTGTCAAATTCTAGCTTATGACAGAAGCTCAAGATATCAAGGTGAGCTCTGGGCTAGTGTTGtacgtgtatgtgtctgtgtgtatctgcgtgtgtgtgtttgtgtccgtgTGCTACTGTGAGTCTGCACAGATCCATATCCTGGCATCTACTGTAGATGTGCGCATAAGTAAGAAACGTACAGTCTGCTTTAGTCACAGTAAGCAAACCACCACTGTGTACACAAGCATCAAAGTGTGCCTtcgtactgtatgtgtgtgtgtgtgtgtgtgtaaggctccaacagatatacaaacatacatgccCTTCCAAAAAAAAACGCGCAGCCGGGGTAGCGAGCATGATGCCTCAACGCCAATCGCACACAACCAGGGCTGTCACACACATGTCAAAAACATCAAGCTACTCAGAAATTccacagaaaaaaagaggagagacaagaaGTTACCGGAGCCCTCTGAAGCAGATGGACTCTCTCAGTATCAGAGGGCCGCtgtgtctgtcttactgtctctgtgtctgcacCTGATTCTGGAAGGAAAAGCCACGAGGCGCAAAAAAAGGTCTGCATTTCCACTCAGACCCAGGAAACAAGATTACCAATCCCATAATGACACGCATGCTTCATGGTAGCCGTGCCAACCGTCTGCACTGAGTAATATATcagatgcttttttttaatctctctcttccttGATGGGATTATTCCCTCAGCCGGACTGTTTATCACAGAAAAACATATTAGGTAGAATAGAACTCAATTGGTTTGCTTTGATCTTGCCCTATAAGAGATATCAAACTGTGTaccatatatttattaatttcatttatttcccaTCTGTGACACTTTAACGGACACTTTCTTCAAAGCGTTCTTTGCAGAGTAGATTAATGTCCAGCGCTTAGCATCAGTAGCTCAAAAAGCCAGATAACTCTGCCGCTGCGGGGATAAAAACACTTCCAGTCTAACTTGTGTCTGCCCCAGAGGGGGCATTGGAAAGTACTGTATGTGATACGACTGCTGAGGGAGGACACATGAGTCCTGCTGGACTTGTCTGGATTTGGCTGATGCATCATAAACTATAGATAAAAGCTACAGAGTAGAGTAAGCCCTTAAGATGGCTTGATAAGTAAGCACTTCTTGTGCTCGCCAGTATGGAGACGTTCTTCTTTCCATCTTGGCTGATGTTTAAATGTCCTTCTCATGTAACGTAAGAGGTATAGCGTATTTCTTTCAAGACCTCCAACCAAAGGAGGGCAGGACTTTATCTTTAGATACAGGTGCCGCAGAGTGCAGGGTGCAAACCGTAGATCTCAAACAGGCCTTGTGCAGCCCCGGGGAAGACGTGATGAGAGATAGCTGTGTAATAGAGCTCCGTGTTGAAATAGCGGGCCATTGGTACTTGTGTGACACCCATTTCAGAACTGGTCCTCTTCTGCAAAAGTGATGGTGAATCAACAGTTTTGACAAGTCGGCTGTAAAACTTCGAACTCAAACAGACAGACTACCAGTGTACATCAAAGGCGTATCCGTCCCGGTCCATTTGGCACCGGATCGCAGAATGTCTGGAGCTCGTGTGAAGCGACACAGGGCGTAGAGAAGGGCAGGGAGTGCCCACCCCATCAGaacatttgtgtttgcatgtgtgatgcatagaaagaaagaaagtctgTAGGGAGCGTTGAATTCAGCTTTGATCTTAGAAAATAACTGAGGAAAAACATACACACGGGGAACACTTTAAGAAAACCCTTGAATCAAAAAGCCAAGGCTCTTCAGCCAACACTAGTTGTTCATAAAAGGTCTCCACAGTTCCAGGTCTACCTCATCTTCAGGGTATGCCACTGACTTGAACTATGGTGAGAGAACACAGCACCTAGgtgccaccacacacacacaaacctacacaagcacacacacacacacacacacacacacacacacacacacacacacgcagagaggTTCTACTTTTGTTGCAGAGTTTTACCACTTGTAAGACAAACTGTCCACCCTACCTAATGCACAAACTGAaaaccagcagctccagcacTAGTTACATGGTCCGCAATGACCTTCTTCAACTGTTTTCAGATCTTGTTCCTTAATTTCATGCATGCCATGCTAAAAGAAACATTCTGGGCAAAAATTAACCAATTCTCACTTCTGACATTTCGTTTACTGCCTCTTGtggcattcatttatttttaagaataCCTGCTAGAAGTTTGGCGACTGTGTGACGGCTAACTGGGCCGGTCAATGGCTAACTGGAATGTGTTTGAGTTGACCTCAGAGCGGGGGCGTTGGTAATGTGTAACGCGGTGTCTCCACTCTCCTGCTCAGGACCAGCTCATGAATATGACTGTGAGAGCCAGAGGTCAAATCAAGAGGATGTCGCCAGAAACATCTAAAAACAATTGGCTTTCAGCTACTTTCGTGTTGATCAATTTTTTTCCTGGATAATCTGTATTATCCTGAGATGTATTTACAGATTCAATTTGGCATGTAGGTCTAGCCTACATTcacaaatcacatttaaatgcaaggTCATCCATCCAAGCTCATCATGCAAATGAAACGGATCAGAGGTTTATGTCAGTTATTAAGAACATAATCCTCAGCGTGtttctcatatacacacatattgcaGATGCATTACAAAGAATGAGCCATATTCAAAAGAATCTCGTTTGTTTTCCCATTTCAAAttagaaacaaataaaagaaagaatataCCAAGAAATACCTGCAGATGGAAGCTATGCCATTAAccactgcattttcttttctctaatCAATGAAGTGAACATTCTGTATGTATTGACAGACACATTCAGCATGTGTTCAGTGGGGGTCCACAGGTGGGCTACGTGATGACAAATGGCAGACAGGCCTGCTCTGGCCTGTTAATTGTTGTTGGAGGCTGAAGGCTGCGTTGCTCATTTCACCTCGCGACAGGTCGGCAGGGGACGTGATCATTAATATTAGAACATTTCCATCCATCTACCTAAACACGAGGCCACTCATTTAAAGGGCTGGCGCTGGGCAGACCTTTCACGCCCTGTTTATAACACTGATCCAAGCACATTACCAGAACTGTGGGGGACCACCGCCAGTCATTaattacattcacacacacacacacacacacacacacacactaccttaATTGGTTCCTggtcacatttgaaaaaatgtcACACGTGCGAGATAAGGTACACTTACACACATCCAATGTGCCATTTTAACTAAACATCAAAAGTCCTGTTGAattctctctttgtgtgcatTTTCTCACAAGCACACTTCCTAAAAGCGACTCACCCAGTCATCCCAGGGTGTATGTGATTCTGTCAGAGGGAGAGTATGTGCCCGTGcgtgtgagagaggaagagatggagggaaaaaaGTACTGGACCTCATCTGTTTTTTGATCTCTCTCCCCGCAGCTGACAGACTTACAGAGAGACCCAGGTTTCGAGATCAATCATTCAAAAGTATTTACAAATGCACAAAGCTAGCCACAGACAGGTTGGCACATGGCCACTCTGTTTAAGTGCTTTTCAATGTGTCTGTGGTGTCAACATCTATTTCACACTTATCTACACctcaaagagggaaaaaagatgTTTCTGTGACCTTTAGCAAGTGTCAAAtctggagagaagaagagaggaaaagaagagaaagagcgCGGGGCGATTTAAGAGATCTGTCGATGCACGCCTTAcataacctttttatttatccGGGAGAGATTGACTGAGCATGCTCTTTATCAGAAACACACTCGCGGCTTCACAGTCACATCCTTACACAATTTCACACACAGGAGCGGCAGAAAACATCTAAAGATTTCTACTGGACAATAAAAGTTTCCCAATTCTTTGCTGGAGGAACCTGGGGTTGAACATCTTGTTCAAGGGCAGCTTGAGCTTTAAACCCAGCGCAGCCCTGTCGTCACAAGAGACACGTGAACTCTTGGCTAGCGCCGCTGATATGCTCGGGCCATTTTGCAATTTTGCCTTAATTGTTAGTTTGCGACCGGGCCATAATGTTTCCATTAAGATTATGTCGATGGAGAAAAGCTTTTTAGTTTTCACCTTCAAATTACAACATGCTTTCATGAGGTCAGCTGTTTTCCATGTGGAATGGCCAGTTTTACTGCAGACGCAGTCCCTCGGCATTCAGGCAAGGTGCAGTTCAGCAAGGGGTAAGTAAGGGGAAAGAGTGAGAAAATGAGGAagggagagggatggagggaggaaagagaagagaggaaggagagcgtTGATTGAAAGACTGTGATTAGCAGTTTTCAGCGGAGCACCAGGGCCACTGGGTTGTTCTAACACGGTTGTCGCGTCTCGAGGTGCAGTCAAGGAGAAGTCAGTGCTTTGGAAAGCTCCCTCAATTTCTCCATTTCCCCCTCCCTCGCTCATTCACTCTCACCACCCAGCTACACTTTTCCTGCTCCTCCAAAAAAATCAATATAGCTGTGCAAAGTGCAGCTTGGCCCAGGGGGAGGGCTGGCTAGCAGTAGGGGCTAGATGCAGAGCTTACAGGAAGGACAAGAGGCGTCCTCCAGGCCTGCGTCCCACAGGCAGTGTCAAGGACAGACCTGAGTACCAGAGGACTGAGGCCATAAGATTgccctccctctatctctctctctccctccctctctctctctccctctctctttctgctggcCAGGCTTGGCCGGCTCAGCGGGGCAGAAGAGATCGATAAGCAGGTGGAGCGTTTAAAATCCCCAGCTCCGGAGGCTGGCGTTACGCTCCTCAGAGCCGAGCAGACCAATACATCGCTCAGGGCAGGGCAGCTGGATGGACGGATGAGTGGGTGTATGGTGGTCGCACCTAGTCATTGAAAGGTTTGTGATTTGTGACAATAAACAATTCAATAGCACTTAGCCATACACACTGTCTGAAGGGGTGTAGAGCCAgactcttcacacacactgccatTGTCTCAACATGTCACAGATCAGTAGCATTCAGGAAGGTCAGGCAGACCAACACACCCTGGTGCTGCATCCAGTCCGGGTCTGTATTTGTGCAGGCTGCAGCGATGATACACGGCTATTATAAAGCATAAACTGGCATGTACTATCATTGTCAACAGCAGTGTTCCTCATTTCCATACAGTAGGCTTGACGAAGAAGCCTGTACATGATGTGGATGAAGTGTGCAAGGAGGATTTCAGTCCTGCCGCTGTGTCTCCGTGTGTGAGTGACTGATCACAGTAGAAGTGGCTTGTGTCTCTAATCCAGTACCACTGTTAGACTGTGCAAAGACCCGGCTCTGTGTACCGCGGCACGGGTTGATCAAACCCATCATGTGACAAGCAACCTCTTCAAATGACGATGATTTCCCAGCTCTGTGTCCTTTCGGCTCCATATTAGATCATCTTCTGACACTACCAAGTCTGGTACTTCATCTGGGATAAAGATGATGTGCAATCCAACCGGAGGGGCTGGGAGTCAAGGGTAAACGAGGGGCTGAGAGAGGGGTACTGTGCCGGATCGGCTGACAGCTGTGACAATTATCATATGGTATATTATAACCTTATGCTAAACATAAGATTTGATAAAGTATATTGCTTGACAAAACACTTCAAGGATATTTTACCATCAACTCAGCTgtgtgtcacagtcacacacacgagGAAAATAACAGATCATACAACACATCAAAAATAGAGAAGATCCTGTCTACTCTATTTTCTCCTGCCCATCAAAATGTTACTACTTTTCTGCCATCAACTATAtcatattatgtatttatattatctaAAGCCAAGTAGACAGACAAGCTCTTGAATTATTTGTTGAGACCCATTTGTTGGAACTGATTTCTGAATATGATATTATTAACAAGCTAGAGCAGTGGCGTAAGTTTAAATGCTGACAATCACCTAAGCCACTAGAAAAACATATGAGACAAAACAGATGTGGACTGTGAACATCTAGGACAGGTCTGATTCCATCTCATGTCGTCTTTGACCCAGATAAACTGGCATTATGATGTGACCTCAGATTAA from Cottoperca gobio chromosome 3, fCotGob3.1, whole genome shotgun sequence encodes the following:
- the fto gene encoding alpha-ketoglutarate-dependent dioxygenase FTO, which gives rise to MKRSGDSEGEKRRKRQRLLQELGDQKIPFLGPPDQGYQQLWDASYSGLALRRSCSVPPELHGRVQAGLLTLRRKGCLLRDLVRIRERDVFTVVSRTLLGEPGHTYRYLDTRLFAIPWHSEDPDVKGQNCCDPDLRAACKALWELNTFFCSDVSQLKEGDRLTQSAKGEAKQGEEGDTGSKHSDDSKNSEGGDSESHKSEEGDTESKHSEEWDVESKHSEEGCSGSKQEGEWESESKHSSEEGESSQVKPSETGVSAGSEHNEGKLPGWAPKAISGTQTIPAGLGAKGKPVAKMKHSLSDHHIEDGEEPASGQGSSQSSPPPVCTGPVKFNVTLLNYMDPAAMSQLKEEPYYGMGKMAVGWHHDENLISHTPVAVYSYSCHNDKGESSEGGSGEKACWRIGLKVAWDIHTPGLTLPLESGDCYYMRDDLNSTHQHCVLAGETARFSSTHRVAECSSGTLTYIQSRCHEALSNLRTDLETGSHSLLALLPTTLQHCEEIHNEVEFEWLRQYWFQGQRFARFCSWWTRPMEQLEKDWKLMETMTMLFLNILELEKGEVQEGEGRREMAETLLSALTDRHQQRQTWRDRCHSSLAQTLPPEEAPVDRPFWGVDDPSMPLPFDLADIINRVESLLWRM